In Eubacteriales bacterium mix99, the DNA window GAATTATGTCCTATCCTGTACTATTCTGCATAGATACGGCTGTTTCCTCCCAACCCCATGAAATATGTTTTGCCAGTTGACTTACCCACGCGGGACTACTACAATACGGTTTGGGATCGTTGAAACAATGTGCCCGAAAATATATACAGAATGAAGGGGACTCGTATTGCTCGATTATCATATGCATACTTTCTTTTCTCCGGACGGGAAAATGACCATGGAAGAGGCATGTAAAAAGGCAATGTCCGTAGGACTGAAAGAAATTGCCTTTACAGATCATATGGACATGAACCTGCCGGAGAACAAAAACGCCTTTCAAATCACGGATATGGATCAATATATTCAATCCATTGCATCCGTCCGGGAAAAATACAAGGGAAAGCTCTCCGTAAAAACCGGCATAGAAATCGGTCTTCAGGACCGGACTCTGGAAGCCGCCGCATCTCTTGTCAGAAGCTATCCCTTTGACTTTGTCATAGCCTCGCTCCACCTGGTGGACGGGCTGGACCCCTACCGCCCGGAATACTATAAAGGACGGGACAAGTTAAAAAGTTATACCGTCTATTATCAGAAAATTTACGATCTTCTTCGCCAATATGACGATTACTGTGTCCTGGGACATCTGGACTATGTGAGACGTTATATGCCCTATCCCTATGCCCCGGAAGATTATAAAATCGGAATGGAAATCATAGAATCCATTTTAAAACTGCTGGTGGAAAGGGGCAAGGGCCTGGAATTGAAT includes these proteins:
- a CDS encoding histidinol-phosphatase HisJ family protein, whose amino-acid sequence is MLDYHMHTFFSPDGKMTMEEACKKAMSVGLKEIAFTDHMDMNLPENKNAFQITDMDQYIQSIASVREKYKGKLSVKTGIEIGLQDRTLEAAASLVRSYPFDFVIASLHLVDGLDPYRPEYYKGRDKLKSYTVYYQKIYDLLRQYDDYCVLGHLDYVRRYMPYPYAPEDYKIGMEIIESILKLLVERGKGLELNTAGCKHSSRQPHPHPAILKRYRDLGGEIVTIGSDAHAVNDVGYENRRALEWLKQAGFDYVTFFTDRQPEFVKI